The DNA window GGACGATAGTGGTCGGGTGGTCTACAGTGCAAGCCTGTCAGGGTCCGTTCGAGGGAAAATGGCGCACTGAGTTGATGACTTCGGCATCGCCCCACATCGAGCCCGACGAGCCCGCATCCGGTGACGACGGCGTGACCCTCGAGGACATCTCGATGGAACCCATCCGCCGCAACCCGCTGTACTTCCAGGTGCGCGAGCGCATCGAGCGACTCGTCGACGAACTCGGCCTGAAGCCGGGCAGCCGCCTCCCCTCGGAGCGCGAGTTCGCTGAGCAGCTCAGCGTCAGTCGCCAGTCCATACGCCAGGCCCTCGCCTCGCTCGAGAGTCAGGGTTACGTCGAGATCCGCCACGGCTCCGGTGCGTACCTGAAGGCCACGCCACCGAGCCCGTCGCTGTCGGCGGCGTTGACCGACACGCTCGTCGGTCAGAACCAGAACCTGCCCCACGTGATGGAGGCCCGGTCCGCCCTCGAACCCAACGCCGCCTAC is part of the Acidimicrobiales bacterium genome and encodes:
- a CDS encoding FadR/GntR family transcriptional regulator; the protein is MTSASPHIEPDEPASGDDGVTLEDISMEPIRRNPLYFQVRERIERLVDELGLKPGSRLPSEREFAEQLSVSRQSIRQALASLESQGYVEIRHGSGAYLKATPPSPSLSAALTDTLVGQNQNLPHVMEARSALEPNAAYLAAQRRTDADVAAMEAALSNMEEEVDAGGIGQSGDREFHRAIWTAARSPVIENFLDRLGDGIARVRDESLSQTGRPRESLAAHWRILEAIRSADPPGARNAMEQHMLTVRNSLLVSELERSEHPG